AAGTTTCGTGCGTTTGTTTTTGGCCGGAGCGGCTTATGTTGAAACAGACCAACTCGGGCGCGTTTTGGTTCCGGACTATTTGAAAGAATACGCCGGCCTTTCGGAAAGAGTGGTAATAGCCGGCGTTTACAAGCGTTTGGAAATTTGGGACGCGACCAGATGGGATAGTTATAAGCGGGAAATAGAAAAGCAGGCGGATGTTTTGGCGGAAAAACTCGGCGAGATCGGGGCCTACTAGGGTATGGTCCACATTCCTGTTCTTTTAAACGAAGCCATAAAATTTTTACAGCCGGAAAAAGGAGGGGCTTTTATTGACGCGACAGCCGACGGCGGAGGTCACACGAAAGAAATTTTAAAAAGAATGGCCCCAAATGCCATTCTGGTAGCCGTAGACAGAGACGCGAAAGCCATAAAAAATTTGCAAGAAAAATTCGCGCTCAAACGCCGTCTCAAAACGGTTGCCGGAAATTTCAGAAATCTGAAAAAACTCGTCTCAAAATTTTCCAAGTCCTATGACGGCATACTTTTTGACCTGGGGATGAGTTCAAACCAGCTGGAAGCGTCGGGCAGGGGATTTTCATTTCAAAAAGACGAACCGCTTATTATGACCTTTGAATCAAGCCCTGAACCCGGCCAATTGACGGCGGCCGAGATTATAAATACTTGGCCCGAAGAGAAGCTGGCTGAAATTTTTTGGAAATACGGCCAAGAACGCGATTC
The genomic region above belongs to Candidatus Niyogibacteria bacterium and contains:
- the mraZ gene encoding division/cell wall cluster transcriptional repressor MraZ; translated protein: MLIGEFQHILDSKKRVALPAKLRRELGKNAVITRGLDKCLFVYPLKEWEKVAEKLSNLPVGQAANRSFVRLFLAGAAYVETDQLGRVLVPDYLKEYAGLSERVVIAGVYKRLEIWDATRWDSYKREIEKQADVLAEKLGEIGAY
- the rsmH gene encoding 16S rRNA (cytosine(1402)-N(4))-methyltransferase RsmH: MVHIPVLLNEAIKFLQPEKGGAFIDATADGGGHTKEILKRMAPNAILVAVDRDAKAIKNLQEKFALKRRLKTVAGNFRNLKKLVSKFSKSYDGILFDLGMSSNQLEASGRGFSFQKDEPLIMTFESSPEPGQLTAAEIINTWPEEKLAEIFWKYGQERDSRRIARMIVQERKRSRILSSAQLAGLIGDFRKAKYSGINPATKVFQALRIAVNDELPALEEGLSEAWDLLIEGGRIAVISFHSLEDRIVKNFFRNKKNEGVAEILTKKPLRPAIEEIKQNPRSRSAKLRSATKLKNE